aatttaaaggATAGTTAcgaataataattatacttaCACCAAAGGTAAGTATTTACTGTTACTTTCCTGCTAAGTGTTCTTGATGatttaataaagaaatataatttattaatccTTCAATTCTTAAATAGCttttatgtagtatttttaaaatttgttatatattttagaaaaatatattttctgtttgCGACCTGCgataatgtatttaaatatttaaaaaatgaatgTGGAATTTTGGTGGCTAATTTATTagtaaacatatattatttagtaataCTTAAATTCTGAAATAGCCTTTATGTAgtatttagttaaatttttaacacattttagtataaaatgtatgtgtgtgtttctctaacaataattatataaagGATAAGAAAAAATTACCtacaaaaaatcatatacaatttagatttgtgaaaatatattatcgcaggttgaaaaccaaaattatattttatactcaatttaaatatatatatgtactaaAGTTCTAAAgagttagtatatatattttatacaaatgttCTAAagagttaaatatatatatgtactaatTCTATTGTTGAGAGTGTTTGGAAGCCTAGATTAAGTGGTTCTAGGTTAATTCTTCCCTgccgatttaaaaataaatcaaaaagaaattagcaaaaattcaaccaataagattaagagaattaattCTAGAAGCTCTCTATGAGTGCCACCTAAGCagaaatcactaaagtgacttctcttttaatgtatagggGGATTAGTGCCGTTTCAAATTAGTTACAcgacattttcaaaaatactaacCGTATATCcaactaaataattaataaatcatgtaattttaaaaactaattaatagtTGCATCTATGTATGTTTATAACGTTTCTTTTGAAATTACAAACAATAATTTAGAAATGTATCTAATAATTTAGAAATGTatctaataatttaaagttttagaTTTGCatctatataattttgtaaattgaTTTGGATCCTATTCAACCGCTCCGATATGCTCAAATATGCTCAAAGACGGCTATGATGGTATACcaatataataaacaaacaatCTAAGCATATGTTGTTGGTTGGAGATTTGATgcatgtgattttatttttgtaggcCAAAGTGTTTCACTATGGATCAATTAGTTTGATCACTGAGCCATGTAGGTCAGCTCACTTGAAGGCAATGGAAGTGGCCAAAGAAGCAGGAGCTCTTCTTTCCTACGACCCTAACCTCAGGGAACCTCTTTGGCCATCTCCCGAAGAAGCTAGGAAACAGATCATGAGCATTTGGGACAAGGCTGAGATCATTAAGGTCAGCGACGTCGAGCTTGAGTTCCTTACcgaaaacaaaaagattgatgatGAGTCGGCCATGTCTCTATGGCATCCCAATTTGAAGCTCTTGCTTGTTACCCTCGGGGAGGATGGATGTCGTTACTACACTAAGGTAACTTTTGCCATAAgttttcttcatcatcattatGGCCATGGCTTGCTCTTTGATTGATAATTAGTGCATAATTACGACGTGGGttcattatattttcaatgctGAATCTTGGACTAAGCAAGCAATGCCAATTCTTTCTTTAATTTGATTGCTTGTTAATCAAGAAAGCTAACTCTACCTTTCATTCTTTAATTTTAATGCTTGTTAATCAAGAAAGCTAATTTTGGCATGTATAGAAATTTCATGGAGCTGTTCAAACTTTCAATGTGAACGCGGTGGATACAACGGGAGCTGGAGACTCCTTCATCGGCGCGTTTCTAAGCAAGATTGTTGATGATCAATCTGTACTCGAGGTTACAACATAACCCCTAAACCTATCTTGTGTGTACTCAATGAATATTAACAAGTGTGGTTTACTGATATATACTTGTTTTAGGAGGAAAAGAAACTGAGGAAAGTGCTGAGGTTTGCAAACGCTTGTGGAGCCATCACGACCACCAAGAAAGGAGCCATTCCAGCTCTTCCTTCAGACAGTGAAGCTCTAAGCTTTATTAAAGACAATGTGAAACGTAGTAACAACCCTTTTAAATCCCCAAAATTGCGCTTCTTATATTGTAGTAGCTGCTGATGattctgatttgaaaaaaaagaaaaaaaaaagatcacaatattttatcttttatatgttTGTAGCAAATTTAGATTCAAGTTTGTAGCAAAGTCCTTGTTCAAGAGGTATATGAACAAACTCAAACACAAATATCTTATAATAAAGATTCGGACAGAAAATAAGAAAGTGTGTAATAACTAATAAGCTATCAACATAGCTTTACTCAACTTAACAAAACTAAAGATATGACATTGCATCCACACATCATCTTCCTTATTTTTCCATAGAGAAATGTCTACACATAGCTTACATATAGCATTTTAGCCTAGATCAGGGACAATGAAGtgctcttcatcatcatcatcatctctgaACTCCAACCTCGGCTTCTTGTATGAAACATTCGACTTCATGGTTGGTCTGTATGAATGAACATGACCTAAATGCGAAACAGAAAGCTCCGGAACTTCAGCTGCAGGAAGACTCTCCTGATTAATCTGATCAGTACCGAAGAAACCCATGTCTGAAAACCACTCTAACTCACCAAGATCAAGCTGTCCTTTCTGCTCAATTTTAAGACAAGAAAAAAAGGTCAATAAAATAGCTACAAAACCAAGCATCAACATTTCTTAATCTCAGTCTCTAGTACCTTCTCGGTACACTCAGGATCAGAGAAGTGAAAGAAATCGTCAACCGCCCACGGAAGAGGAGTGGCAGAAGAAGGTTGTTGctggtttagggttttagctGGAATCTCCTTAGCTTTCTGTTGCTTCTTGGAAGGCTCAGATTGATTCTTGCTGCAACTAGTTGAGTTCAGAGCCACTTTGATCCCAGTGGCTAAGAACCTCTGGTGGTTTGCAGATCTAGAGTTAGCTGCATGGATGGATTCATCACAGTCCCTGCAAAGCAGAGCTCTATCCTCAACGCAGAAAATGAAAGCTGACTTCTCCTGCACGTCAAAAGAAGAGTAACAACATAATGAGCATACACATAATTGGTAAACAAGATCTAAGGGAGAAAGAGAGATCTATCTATAAACTTACTTGGCAAACATCGCAACGAGGGAACTTGGTGGCAAGAGCATTGAGATGAAGGCG
This genomic window from Raphanus sativus cultivar WK10039 unplaced genomic scaffold, ASM80110v3 Scaffold4317, whole genome shotgun sequence contains:
- the LOC130507317 gene encoding putative fructokinase-8 → MMAKVFHYGSISLITEPCRSAHLKAMEVAKEAGALLSYDPNLREPLWPSPEEARKQIMSIWDKAEIIKVSDVELEFLTENKKIDDESAMSLWHPNLKLLLVTLGEDGCRYYTKKFHGAVQTFNVNAVDTTGAGDSFIGAFLSKIVDDQSVLEEEKKLRKVLRFANACGAITTTKKGAIPALPSDSEALSFIKDNVKRSNNPFKSPKLRFLYCSSC
- the LOC130507315 gene encoding B-box zinc finger protein 24-like, whose translation is MKIQCDVCEKAPATVICCADEAALCPRCDVEIHAANKLASKHRRLHLNALATKFPRCDVCQEKSAFIFCVEDRALLCRDCDESIHAANSRSANHQRFLATGIKVALNSTSCSKNQSEPSKKQQKAKEIPAKTLNQQQPSSATPLPWAVDDFFHFSDPECTEKKGQLDLGELEWFSDMGFFGTDQINQESLPAAEVPELSVSHLGHVHSYRPTMKSNVSYKKPRLEFRDDDDDEEHFIVPDLG